A region of the Geminocystis sp. M7585_C2015_104 genome:
GATTTGAGAAATGCCCAACTCAGGGGCATCAACTTGGAAGGCGCAGACTTGAGTTATGCCGACTTGCGAGATGCCGACTTGAGTGGTGCAAACCTCAGCAGGTGTTACCTCAATGAGGCTAACCTCACAGGCGCCAACCTGACTGGTGCCAACCTCACTGGTGCCTATTTCATCAAAGCTTACCTCATCAGGGCGAATTGTCACAAGGTGATAGCTAAGGATGCTAACTTCACCGGCAGTTTCCTGAGTAAGGCCAATTTTAGTGAGGCTGACTTAACCGGGGCAATTCTTAGTGGGGCATATCTGGGCAATGGGGTGTTTCAAGATGCCCAATATGACGGCACCACCCGTCTTGACAGGGGATTAAAACCAGAATCCCTGGGCATGAAAAAAGTATCTGTCCTCAACCCCTCCAGTACTGCAAAAATAACCCTCGGCGAGGTTATTATCTATTTTGAAGCCATTGCCGCCATTGTTAGCAAGTATCTGGGCAATACTATCACCGCCAAATACTTTGAAGAAACACGTCCAGAAGTAGAATGGCTGCAAAACTTTTCAATGGATAAAAAAGGCAAAGTCCATTTCCCGGGAAACTTAGCTACTCCGGCAACACTGCTTCAGCTAAAGTGGTTCGAGAAATGGACAGATGCCTTCATAAAAAAATGCTCTCTCGTGATACAGGACTTGCCTGCTATTGTTGAGGAGAAAAGACTGACAGTGGAAGACCTAGTCAAGAGCAGAATAGCATAGTTTTTACCCAAAAGGGAACAGTGATTTCTCTGAATTCCTCATGAATCTCTCTGTGGAGGGTGGTGGGTGGTGTTTTTCAAAAGGGGCAACCTTTGGGCACGAAATATCTCCTCACTATCCCTCCCCATATTTTCTAGGATGTCCATGAGCATATGGCCCACTAGTTGCCCCATAACCACCGTGGGTGCTAGTATTCCCACCAGACAGGATAATGGGAAATGCGACTGCTTACTCTTACCGTTAGACATAGTAGCATCGGACGACACAGTAGCACTAGACGTGGTGGCAACCTCAGGAAATATGCCCCATGGGCGAGTCGTCAACCCGCGAGTTGTCAGAGGCAGTGTCGGGGGATTTATTTTTTTTGAGCCTTTTTAGAGATTTTTGGTGTTGAGGAAAACCGAGAGGGCGAATGTCTAAATTTTTCCTTTCCTCTTCTCGGCGTTTGATTTCCGTAAAGTCCAACCAGTGGATACAATCTACAGGACAGGTATCAATGGCCTCTTGGATTAACTCCACAGGGTCACCATTCTGATTATACACCCGGGAACGACCATATTCACTCTCTATATGGAAAGTATTAGGAGCTACATGGGCACAGTGTTTGCAGCCAATACAGATGGCTTCATCCACGTAAACGCCCTTAATACGGTCATTCCCACCCAATTCTGGCTCAAAACCGCTCCTTTCAGGCTCCTCTCGCCAAATACCTCCTAATTCCGGCGCTAGACCCCTTTCGGCATATTCGTTTTCAGTATCCCACATACCAGATAGTTAAGACAATAAAGGGCAAACAACGGCGTTGGGTATGGAATCATAGCTCCCTCTAAGGGCTCAATGGTAATAATAAGCGTTTGTCTATATAATATTAGTGGGGAGGAACAAGGTAGGTAGTGAAATACTGTTCCACTCCACCTTGTCTGTCTGCCCCTAATGTTGGTTTTACCTAAGAGGTTGGGGATTATGTGTAAGAGGGAATCCCAACTTCTTTTGGTGGCTAATTGCCCCCCTAGTTCCAGCGTTGTACTACGAGACGAATAGAGCCGTCAGCATTCTTCTGCTGTTCGGTGACGGCAAAACCCTGTTTGGCAGACTCCCGCAGGATGGTATGGAGGGCATAACCCTGTGTTACACGCTGGAGGAAGCCCTCCACAGACCAGGGTTGTTGCCAGTACTGCAAGTCGGCTACAAGTTCATACTCTTGACCATTCCAGGCAAAACCAATATCATAGTTGTTCTCCTGTTCAATGACGATTTGTGCCTGGGCAGTTTGGCCACGGTAGCCGCGGATTGGCGCTGGGCCTTCTTTCCATACTATGCCCAAGTCATTGAGAGCCGCTTTTAAGGACTCCAGATTGCGAATTTGGGTTTTAATACTGCTGAAGTGAGACATAGTCTTTTATCAACAATCTTTGACTAAGACGACAAAGAAATTTATACTTAAAAGTTTACCAACTCCTATTGTGAATGTGGTTGTTTAGTTCCACTTTTTCATTGTAATAATCCCCAGTCTTTTCCTGGCTGATAACCACCCCCAATTCAGCCTCTATGGCGCGGGTTACCTCCTCACAGGACTTACCCATAATGCCTGTTACCTTTTCCTGTACTCTGCCATCAGGATAGATAATAAATTCTAGTGTTTCCATGCTCATAGCACAAAACCTCCCTTTCCTGTCCGATTTTACCGATTTTAGTTCATTTTCTGTATTAATAATGTATTATGAACAATTTTTTATTAGACTGTAAG
Encoded here:
- a CDS encoding DUF2997 domain-containing protein, with protein sequence MSMETLEFIIYPDGRVQEKVTGIMGKSCEEVTRAIEAELGVVISQEKTGDYYNEKVELNNHIHNRSW
- a CDS encoding ferredoxin; this translates as MWDTENEYAERGLAPELGGIWREEPERSGFEPELGGNDRIKGVYVDEAICIGCKHCAHVAPNTFHIESEYGRSRVYNQNGDPVELIQEAIDTCPVDCIHWLDFTEIKRREEERKNLDIRPLGFPQHQKSLKRLKKNKSPDTASDNSRVDDSPMGHIS
- a CDS encoding DUF1257 domain-containing protein, translating into MSHFSSIKTQIRNLESLKAALNDLGIVWKEGPAPIRGYRGQTAQAQIVIEQENNYDIGFAWNGQEYELVADLQYWQQPWSVEGFLQRVTQGYALHTILRESAKQGFAVTEQQKNADGSIRLVVQRWN
- a CDS encoding pentapeptide repeat-containing protein, yielding MIASGVFEIQERYNRGERNFSKAQLRRVDLRNAQLRGINLEGADLSYADLRDADLSGANLSRCYLNEANLTGANLTGANLTGAYFIKAYLIRANCHKVIAKDANFTGSFLSKANFSEADLTGAILSGAYLGNGVFQDAQYDGTTRLDRGLKPESLGMKKVSVLNPSSTAKITLGEVIIYFEAIAAIVSKYLGNTITAKYFEETRPEVEWLQNFSMDKKGKVHFPGNLATPATLLQLKWFEKWTDAFIKKCSLVIQDLPAIVEEKRLTVEDLVKSRIA